Proteins co-encoded in one Arachis hypogaea cultivar Tifrunner chromosome 13, arahy.Tifrunner.gnm2.J5K5, whole genome shotgun sequence genomic window:
- the LOC112732797 gene encoding uncharacterized protein has protein sequence MAKEFKVPPVAFPQAGNPTAGGPNIQQRRMAAPPFQPNSGIPFMSFDIGSAAASTSSGPIYSGPGTVGGSANFDDEEPLLEELGIHPEQIWSKIRSVLNPFRVNHTIHKDSDLSGPILLYMSFCLFQLLAGKIQFGVILGWIVVSSIFLYVVFNMLAGRAGNLDLHTCTSVVGYCMLPVVIYSAMSLFLPQGGIVAIVAASVFVLWATRASTGLIVLLADGGDEHRGLIAYACFLIYTLFSLLVVF, from the coding sequence ATGGCTAAAGAGTTCAAGGTTCCGCCGGTGGCCTTCCCACAAGCCGGAAACCCCACCGCCGGAGGTCCAAACATCCAGCAGCGACGCATGGCTGCGCCGCCCTTCCAGCCAAACTCCGGCATCCCCTTCATGTCCTTTGACATAGGCTCCGCCGCTGCGTCCACCTCATCTGGCCCAATCTACTCTGGACCGGGCACCGTGGGCGGCTCCGCCAACTTCGACGACGAGGAACCACTCCTCGAGGAGCTCGGGATCCACCCTGAACAAATCTGGAGCAAGATCCGATCCGTTCTGAACCCGTTCCGCGTGAACCACACCATCCACAAGGATTCCGATCTATCCGGACCGATCCTTCTCTACATGTCGTTTTGCCTCTTCCAGTTACTTGCCGGAAAAATCCAATTCGGCGTGATTCTTGGCTGGATCGTGGTCTCTTCGATCTTCTTGTACGTGGTTTTTAACATGCTTGCCGGTCGAGCCGGTAACTTGGACCTTCACACGTGCACCAGCGTGGTTGGTTACTGCATGTTGCCGGTGGTGATCTACTCGGCCATGTCGCTATTCCTGCCTCAGGGAGGGATCGTGGCGATTGTTGCCGCTTCGGTTTTCGTGCTGTGGGCGACCAGGGCTTCGACGGGTCTCATCGTTTTGCTTGCGGATGGCGGCGACGAGCACCGTGGCTTGATAGCGTATGCGTGTTTCTTGATCTACACTCTGTTTTCGTTGCTTGTTGTGTTCTAG